In Flavobacterium sp. N1736, the following are encoded in one genomic region:
- the rho gene encoding transcription termination factor Rho produces the protein MFDISALKEMKLSELQEIAKLAKTIKFNGVKKETLISQILAHQEATVAPPVPAVAQAEVDDKPKRARIVPAKKAAISKNAPILEFDKVEETPEKIDAPVISKQNPKVQETPTVEETVENGEVEKKGPKIVKFNKSAYEKKVALQKEKEAVKEVVTDEVLENIDSTSTPVAEKAEEIAPVKKINPNQLKKQNPNQNPNQNANPNQNANPNPNQNGNVNGNGNGNGTNGNQNPNHKNKKNNFRDSDFEFDGIIESEGVLEMMPDGYGFLRSSDYNYLASPDDIYLSTSQIRLFGLKTGDTVKGVVRPPKEGEKFFPLVRVLKINGHDPQVVRDRVSFEHLTPVFPSEKFKLAEKGSSVSTRIIDLFSPIGKGQRGMIVAQPKTGKTMLLKDIANAIAANHPEVYLIVLLIDERPEEVTDMQRSVRGEVIASTFDREPQEHVKIANIVLEKAKRLVECGHDVVILLDSITRLARAYNTVQPASGKVLSGGVDANALQKPKRFFGAARNVENGGSLSIIATALTETGSKMDEVIFEEFKGTGNMELQLDRKIANKRIFPAIDLTSSSTRRDDLLLDEKTLQRMWIMRKYLSDMNPVESMDFVNDRFKKTKNNEEFLISMND, from the coding sequence ATGTTTGATATTTCTGCATTAAAAGAAATGAAGCTTTCTGAGCTTCAAGAAATAGCTAAGTTAGCTAAAACTATAAAGTTTAATGGTGTTAAAAAAGAGACTTTAATAAGTCAGATTTTAGCACATCAAGAAGCGACTGTAGCGCCGCCTGTACCTGCTGTTGCTCAGGCAGAAGTTGATGACAAACCCAAAAGAGCACGAATTGTACCTGCAAAAAAAGCAGCAATCAGTAAAAATGCTCCCATTCTGGAATTTGATAAAGTAGAAGAAACCCCTGAAAAAATTGATGCTCCGGTAATTTCAAAACAAAACCCAAAAGTACAGGAAACTCCAACAGTTGAAGAAACTGTAGAAAACGGAGAAGTAGAAAAGAAAGGACCAAAAATTGTCAAATTTAATAAATCAGCTTACGAGAAAAAAGTCGCTTTGCAAAAAGAAAAAGAAGCTGTAAAAGAAGTTGTTACTGATGAAGTTTTAGAAAACATTGATTCGACTTCAACACCTGTAGCTGAAAAAGCAGAAGAAATTGCTCCTGTAAAAAAGATCAACCCAAATCAGCTTAAAAAGCAGAATCCGAATCAAAATCCCAACCAAAACGCAAATCCGAATCAAAACGCAAACCCAAATCCTAATCAAAATGGGAATGTAAACGGAAATGGAAATGGAAACGGGACTAACGGAAACCAAAACCCAAATCATAAAAATAAAAAGAATAATTTCAGAGATTCAGATTTTGAATTTGACGGAATTATAGAAAGTGAAGGTGTTCTTGAAATGATGCCTGACGGATACGGATTCTTACGTTCATCAGATTATAATTATTTAGCTTCTCCGGATGATATTTATTTATCAACTTCACAAATCAGATTATTCGGTCTTAAAACCGGAGATACAGTAAAAGGAGTAGTTCGTCCTCCTAAAGAAGGCGAAAAGTTTTTTCCCCTGGTTCGTGTACTAAAAATTAATGGTCACGATCCGCAAGTAGTTCGCGACAGAGTTTCTTTCGAACACTTAACACCGGTTTTCCCTTCAGAAAAATTCAAATTAGCCGAAAAAGGCAGTTCAGTTTCAACACGTATTATCGATTTATTTTCTCCAATAGGAAAAGGACAGCGTGGTATGATAGTCGCACAACCGAAAACCGGTAAAACAATGTTATTAAAAGACATTGCAAATGCGATTGCAGCCAATCATCCTGAAGTTTATCTAATCGTTCTTTTAATTGATGAGCGCCCGGAAGAGGTTACAGATATGCAACGCAGCGTTCGTGGTGAAGTTATTGCTTCTACTTTTGACAGAGAACCACAGGAACACGTAAAAATTGCAAACATCGTTCTTGAAAAAGCAAAACGTTTGGTAGAATGCGGACACGATGTAGTGATTCTTTTAGATTCGATTACACGTTTAGCAAGAGCTTACAATACAGTTCAGCCTGCATCAGGAAAAGTTTTAAGTGGAGGTGTGGATGCCAATGCATTGCAAAAACCAAAACGTTTCTTTGGAGCTGCCAGAAATGTAGAAAACGGTGGTTCGTTAAGTATCATCGCAACAGCATTGACAGAAACAGGTTCTAAAATGGATGAGGTTATCTTTGAAGAATTTAAAGGTACAGGTAATATGGAACTTCAATTGGATCGTAAAATTGCAAACAAACGTATTTTCCCTGCAATCGATCTTACTTCGTCAAGTACACGTCGTGATGATTTGTTGTTAGACGAAAAAACATTACAAAGAATGTGGATTATGCGTAAATATCTATCAGATATGAATCCTGTAGAATCTATGGATTTTGTAAACGACCGTTTCAAGAAAACCAAAAATAACGAAGAGTTTTTGATTTCTATGAATGACTAA